The Ziziphus jujuba cultivar Dongzao chromosome 1, ASM3175591v1 genome segment CACAATTTGAAAAtatctttttggattttaatagcTATAAAGTTTGTTGGGATATATACTCAAAATAAAACtgttctaaaaatataaaaataaaaattattattattattattattatttttttctttttatgtattGGGGTGGAGGGATTCAAATTCTTGTAAACAATTGTTTTGctaaattacccaaaaaaaaaaaaaattgctttgctAGAACAGTTTTTCATGGTAATTTATGGGTTTAGGAAATGTGCCAAATGACAAACTTGAAAAGCCTAcggatcattatttatatacaaaagaACCCCCTTTACCTCTAGATTTGCTATTTAtgtaccaaaacaaaaaaataaaagcatcatAATTGGTATAGAAAGAAGGTGAGACCATCACTTATTGGTCGTCTTAGacttactatttttattaataacttTCTACAAAACAAATCTTATTTACCAAGAAACTTTCTAGAAAACTTGTCAAATGTGGGCAAAAGAAAAAGGTAGAAGAAAAAGGGTAAAAATTAGGTTAATATGGCAAGAAAATCAGCAACCAAATTCTAAGCAATATTATCAATGTTGGTCCAATGAGATAAGAAAAGGGTGTAGAGTGTCTCTCACAAGGGCAAAGGCATTAATTGGTTGGCATGGGGAGCAGTATGATTGTAGAAATAAGAAGTGAACAAACTTTAAGAAAAATCATGCATTGCCATCCCCTTACCCTTTTCCCTTATCCCACACTTTACATGAGGGCGCTACTTTCGTGAATTGACATCTCTATCCTCtcttttttacttttggttGGTTTCATgtacttttttcttatttaattactGCAAAAATTACCAcctttcatttgtttatttatttattttccaatatAGTTGCTTGTGTATTGACAGTTGTGCTCctaatttttccttttgtttattttttttaacgaataaaaaaaatatcttttaataatatcaTGGAGCCCTCTACCTCATTTATTGAATGTGAATGTGGCATCCCAatttagcattaaaaaaaatgccaatacacacacacatatatatatatatatatatatatatatatatgacaaagtTTCTATATACAActtattcaaatatttatttttttattatttgaattcataCGTAATAAATgatatggtatttaaccattAGAGTTATCCattttattcccaaaaaaaataaaattattaatatgaaatatCCTTTTATAGGTTTGCTATTTcttaatatatcattaattactatattaaTTTCATGAACAACGTCAACATGGAGTGCATATGCAATGTATAGGTACTAGTTGTACATGTTACTCCTATGGATACCTTTATTAAGAGTGTGATTACTTATATACCCTTGTTATTTTCTAATTGAATATTAATGGAGTAACATTTCTCGTAAGTTATAAAGATAGCGatagcgtttttttttttttttcataggttcGTTTTATTTTTCCCTGTTTCAATTGGAAGAAAAGTATTAAAGTcaagttaaattatttttcactatttttttGGTGTCTATATTTTCTAGAAGACTTTTATCCTTATTTTGGCAAAATAATACTCGAGAGAAAAAGGTTAATGTGAAAACAACTAAGAATTTGGCACAAAATCATGAACATTCATTTATAGAAcgttttttcaacaaaaaaaatcatttatagtaattaaaaggaaaacgtttttttttttttttttttgggtttgagagagaaaaaaataaaacatatttttgttgaataaataaatatagtagtaaactaaaaataataaattatttcatgaattaggaaaaaacttttttaaaattcagtGTCACTGTATTTAGTGTTTTTCAGTGCTATGTAAACAATGAGTttccaataataaatttatacatataaaaagacTAAAAGGGTACAACAATAACCAAAGATTTCAGAAcgccaatatataaatatttgggaAACCAAcaaaaagaaggggaaaaaagaaaaaaaagaaagaatgaaacAAAAGCAACGTTGAGgtgggagagagagagtgaaagagAGGTGAAAAAGAAGATGACATGCAGCCGCTTTTGCCGCTGTACAGCGCTTCAATTCAATAcgcataatatataaatatatataattaaatttataatactatatatatattatataaatgtatattatataattggTGGTATTTTTTTTGCTCACAGTGAGCGTAAAATCGCAGTAGGAGAGTTCTCCTGGAATCTCCTTTGGGTTTGTTGGTTTTGGGGGTTTGGATTTGGGTAGAGCTGCTTTGCTTCGTctccataaaagaaaaagaaaacccacCAAGGGATATGGAGAAAGAGAAGATACCCAGAAGAAAATAAGTCAAGGATTCGATGGTTGTGGCAGAATTTCAAGCGTCCTTTCTTGGTATTTGTTATTCCATTCCCTTTCATTGTCTCTCATCATAATCTCCTTTCTCTAtgtctctcgctctctctctctctctccccctccttTTTCTGTCTTGtgggctttatttatttttatttattttttagtttcagTTCTGTTAATTATACgtgtttagtttttatttttctttttgttccccTCTTGAGTATTGGCTTATTTGCAGGCTTACGGAAGATGGGTTTTTGGTGCTAATGTAGTGTGCTGACTTGGTCATTATTATTCGAAAGCTATGGCTACGGATTCTTCTTTGGAGGGTAACCCTTATTTGTCCTCTGTTTTTTCTATCTTAAATCAAATTGTTTCTGGGTTCTAATTCCTGGAGTgtatggaattttgaagaagctGCCCATCTTGGTTTTTTGGATGTTtggtatgatttttttttattgatgactaTGAAGGCCAAATCTTTGTGTGGATTTACAATCTGCTTGGTTGTCATTTCACGGGTATTGATGAGAATTTGCGATCCTTTctcgtataatttttttttttttttggttttttttctttttatatctaTGGATTTTTGTGTAGTGTTTGTTGTTTCTAGAGAGATGTTTGATCTTGTCAAATCATCTTCCCTAAGATGGAACGCCTATTTCTTTCTCATCTAATTTGTGGTTGATATATCTAAGAGTCCCTtagctgcattttttttttattttattttaaaatttgggaAACGACCCGTTGCTGCGTTTAATCTGATGATGTAACTGAGTGGTGTCTTTTTCACTCTATAAGAATATGTCTTTGCATTTTGTGAAAGAGGCTCAAATATTTTATGATGAATTGGAATTCACGAGTACGCTACCTTGTCAAAAAATCCATGCAGCAATTCTTATGGAAAATGCAGAGCCAGAGGCGTTTGGAGGTCAAAAGAAGCTGTATGCTATCCAAAAATACGCGTAGGCCTGATGGTCTCTATGCCCAAAAATGTGGGGTGTCCCCCTATTATACTTCAATGTAGTTAGGCTGGCTGTCTTTGTTAATGCAAGTCAACCATTTCTTATTCATTTGGTACAGCTTGTATGATTTACTTTAATTTGGTTgttatgacccaaaaaaaaaaaaaaagactaggcTTCTCAAATGAGTCTAAGAACTGAATGGTGACTGTAATATAGGTCCGTGTTAGTTAGTTTGTTAGGTTATCTAGCAAATAATCTCGTTGTTTCTAATTCCTTCTTAACATGTTCTGCTGTGATGGGTAAAAAGTAATCATCCTAATTGTGGaaaaagcataattttttttttttgatcatcAACATCTCTTATTTTAAGACCAACAAATTTTGATAACGAGTTGGTTCTTTCagatttttgaattttcattcGTCCATTATCTTCTGTAACCCCCAATTTTTTGTGGGCTTCTAGAGAAATATGCCTCTTTAATATGTTTGACCTCTCTACTTTCTATATgcttaacatttttcttttttctccttgACCTCAGGAGTTTCCCTTGACCCTTCAAAATGCACTAAGTTAAGCatggagaaaaagagagaactTGTCTATGAAATATCAAATTGGTCACATGGTGCCTCTGAAATGCTACAGTCTTGGAGCCGACAGGAGATTTTACAGGTCCTGTGTGCAGAGATGGGAAAAGAAAGGAAGTATACTGGCTTGACAAAGTTAAAAATTATAGAGAACCTTCTGAAACTTGTATCTGAAAAGAAATCTGGGGGGCACGAAGTTGCAACAGACCTTGATCCACAGTCTTCTCCGGCACCAAGCCAAAGATCTACGAAAAGGCAGAGGAAAACTGATCAGCCATCCCGACTACCTGCTGTAGCAAGCAATTTATCAATCAATAGCAGCAGTAGCGATACAGCTAATACTGTTTACTGCAAAAACTCAGCTTGCAGAGCTGTGGTTAGTCGAGAAGATGCATTTTGCAAGAGGTGTTCATGTTGCATCTGTTATCAGTATGATGACAACAAAGATCCTAGCTTGTGGTTGATTTGCAGCTCGGAGGCTCCATTTCAGGGTGATTCATGTGGCATGTCATGCCATCTTGAGTGTGCATTAAAACATGAAAGTTCAGGTATTGGTAAAGAGGGACCACGTGGGGATCTGGATGGGAGCTTTTATTGTGTATCTTGTGGGAAAGTGAATGATTTGCTCGGGTAAATATTCCTCATATTCTCTCGGTAGTTacattttttttggattttaatattccaTGTGCTTCATCAGATGATTCCTTTTCTAGCTGGAAAACCGATACATAAAAGCACTGTCATCTAGTGAAGCTTCTGTTTGGAGCTTCAATCTGTAAGTTAATCCAATTGCGTTAGGATAGTCTGAAATATCAAGAAGAATCTAAATCTTTGTCAAGTGATTGACATCATATGTCATTAGAAGCTTCTATTGGAAACTTGTATATTTGAGTATACAGATtgagttttattttgttgaatcATCAGGTGTGGACAAAGATCTGTAAAATCCTGGTGAATGCTTTGGGTTGAGAAAGAGTGATCTATTGGATAAGTAAGTCATCTTATGGTTTTGTCACTTATCGTGAAAAGAGAGCAGCTCTTTCTCCAACAACCGAGTTTTCTTAACTGACTTCATCACCAGCAGCAGATAGGACCAGAGCTTCTATTTACTCAAAAACTCTTACTGTAACAGAAAAGACTTGCACCGGTTATTCCACAAAAGGAGGAATGGAATCAGTCCCAGTAGTGGAAGTTGGTTTCCACTGAGTTCCACCTCTCCTTTCAAGCCTTTAAAAAGTCCTTTAGGCAAGTGCAAGCTAGGAAGTCAAATAGGCAAAgaatacttgaataaaaaagATAGACGAATCAATATTATCTTCAATGAAGGTTTAAGGTGGATAAGTCAATATTGTCAACTTTATTTATGTGGGAGCTGTAGtcatgagagagaaattttcaaaatcttgtCTGCTATAggaatatatttttggtaaaatttgaGCTTCTTATGTCCAAAAAGTTGTTGTTCTTCCATGCTCACTGTTTGAGAATGTTACTTCAGTGGTCAATGGGTTTGTAACAGGATAACTGCTGGTTTACTAGTTTTGAACTTTCCAatgttataaattatttaacagAATGCACATATAATTAGACTAGTATGGGGGTTATAGCCATTAGTTTTCCGTCTCTTCGTACGAAGTGGTCTTATTTCAAAGTAGTTGTTCTTTGTTAGGCTTTTAGCGTTGTTTAGTGTTAGTTGGGTATCTTTCTATCTGTTGTGTAGGATTTGTCATATTGCAATTTTGTTTTGTCTCATGTTTCCTGTTGTTCAATACCACGTGGATTGGTTTCTGAGATGCCATTTTCGtcttttgtttccttttaagtttgggttttgtttggTGTTATTAGTGGAGGTCAGATCTAGGACAATATTTTAGCGTGGACTTTCTAGTTAAGGCTATGGATGGTGGATAGTATTTTAATGTATTTCTGAATGCTATcacaattttgtttttccagAAGTTCAATTTTAGGATATGGTTTTTATTAGTTGGTTTTTAGGAGTAGTGGCAGGTAACTAGTGACTGTTTCCTAAGTGTGTTATGGTTTGAAGTGGTGGCTTTGGAAAGTATGTGGTGATctatgaacaaattaaaaatttgttgcTTATAAATAGGGTTCTGGAGTATGAAGCGATTACAGTTGACAACTATCAAAATCTCAAAGCAATGTAAATTAACCCGGTGAACTTCTCAATGAGGAGCATGCAGACAATGAAAGAAGGTATTAGGCAAGCTTTTGTTTGTCATTGTTTTCCTTGAGAGGGAGACTCAATGTACAGTCACTCGACCAAAAGTAGATACACACAGAGAGAGAAGAGATAGACTTACAGTCCTTGAGGCTCTTTATGAGGATTGTGTTGCATAAGTTTATATAATCATGCACAGGAAGATTCTTGCTCCCTTTCCCAAAATTTACCTTAAAAGTGCTCTTTTCAGTATGTAGTGCGAGTTTTAAACAATCTTTTGACAAGTAAATGAGTATTAGACATGGTGAGCTGTTGAAACATAACCAACTTCTAGTTGTTTGGAAATCTCACAAAATTTCTGTCATTTAATGGagttaaaaattttgtttaatcaTTTTGGTGTATGTTCCTGTTCTTTGCAAtgcaatttttaaaagtaaatagcAACTAAAACTGTTTTGCTATATTGTGTTTGCTGCAATATGTTACTTTCCTCCCATTGTTCAATGTCCTATATGTTAAAGTGCAATCTAATTGTTGTTTGGTGCTTGAATATATTCAGATGTTGCAGAAAACAATTGGTGATTGCAAATGATACCAGGCGGGTGGACATACTGTGTTATCGTGTCTCCTTAAGCCAAAAGCTACTTAGAGGAactgaaaaatatcaaaagctGTATGATATGATGGAAGAAGCTGCAAAGAAGCTTCAAGCTGATGTGGGTCCATTGACTGGTTTACCTGTAAAGATGGGTAGGGGTATTGTCAACAGGCTTTCTTCTGGTACAGAGGTTAAGAAGCTTTGTGCTTCTGCTCTGGAGTTGCTGGAGTCAATCCTTTCCAACGCAATCTCACATCCAATGCCAAATCCTATAATTAAAGGTAATCTATATGTCATAGTCTTGTAATAGAACCATAGTTGCCGGATTTTGTTTCACTCCAGCTTTTCAGTAGAAATAATATTACATTCAGACTTCAGTTGTCAAGGTGATTAGTGACTTGTCTGCCATTCtatgtatttacattttcagaaaaaaatttaattactccAGACATGGTTAAATTTGAAGATGTCCATGCAACGTCCCTCACCGTGATCTTGGGTTCTGTAGACTCTTTATCAGAAAAGAATGGTTACACTTTATGGCACTGCAAGGCTCATGATATGAACTATCCTAAAGAACCAACTTGTACACTGTATGCCCCAAATACAAGATTTATTGTTACGGGGCTTACTCCTGCTACAGAATATAGTTTCAAAGTTGTTTTATTTGATGGTAAAACTGAGTTGGGTACCTTTGAAGTTCGGTTCTCAACAAGCACCGGTGGAGAAGATAATAGCTCGGTAATGGAAAGAAGTCAAAGCCCTGCAACCAACTGTAGCAGCCTTTCTAATCCGTCTTCAGTAGAAGATGAAACTAATAACATTAATCCATTTAGTGACCAAGCTGATAACCGAGCAGACAATTATCTTACCTATTGCAAGGACAGTGAGAAGATTGTTTCTGCTAAGCTATCAAATGATGCCATAGACTGTAATGACACAGGTGGAGGAACCCCAGCGGATACCATTTCTTTGTTGGATGAGGAAAATGGCATGGGGATGGTGGGGTCCATCTCTAATTCTGAGGTCTTAAAACTTGACAGTAAGCAATTGCCTGATGACCAAATTATTGAAGACACGAGCACTGATGATGGTTCAAATACTCCAGTTCGAACTGGACTGGAATGTGTACCAGTTATTGGTAGTTCAGAAGCCAGCTTGCCTATTACTCCTTGCAAGTTGGAAATACTCAAGGATGGGCTTGGAAGGAATGGGAGATCAAAATCGAGCAGCAAGGATAAGGAAAATGGGACTGGGAAAGGAGAGGAACCCCAAGATGGAAGCACATCAAAGAAGAGAAGTGGGGAAAGGCTGGATGAGGACTGTACGGCGAATGGTCTTTCGGACAGGGATTTTGAGTATTATGTGAAGGTGATCAGGTGGCTAGAGTGTGAGGGACATATTGAGAAGAACTTCAGGCAGAAATTTCTCACTTGGTACAGCTTGAGAGCCACTCCTCAGGAAGTAAGAATAGTGAAGGTATTCGTTGATAATTTTATCGAGGATCCAGCATCCCTTGCAGGGCAACTTGTGGATACCTTCTCGGAAAGTATTTCGAGTAAACGAGTGTCTGTGGTGCCAACTGGGTTTTGCATGAAGCTTTGGCATTAATCCTATGGCAAAGGGTGTCTCTATATTTGGTTTGAACAAGTTTTGAAACGCAAACTCATTCGGGTTTGTGCAGCAGTTAATTCTTTAGACCCCATCTAACATTCTTCATTTAGaatatcattatttatatttatcatcAGTCATTTGTCCATTCTTATGGTGTAAGAATGCTAGAAATTTTATCTCTTTATGGTAGTACAATTTCTATCTCAGTTCATAAAAAAGTAGTTTCCATTTTTGCAATTGATTTGCTGATTGTTATATGGATGTGGAAGATGGGAATATTTATACATAGTCGGACAGAAGTTCAAACTCTGAAAAGAACAGTGAAACAAATGTGAAATCCATCAGTTTGGCTATAGATGATGagaacaataaaatattatttttcggaTTCAATCACATTGTAGCAACTATTGAAGAAccagttttgtttttgataatctttttcatctttatttttttgcagaTAATTTGTGTTTTGTTGGCATGTTTAGAATCAATTACATCGCATTGCAGAAACTGTGAGCTTGCCCATTTACTAAAACGATAATTCTTTTTGACCTTTTTCCGTTTACATAAttgagaaaaaattatttactctCTATTAGAAGAACGATATTTTATCCTTTATCTAGAAGCCTTTTGGCCAATAATGTAAATGGTCAGCTAACTGTAATATTGAGGGAGATTTATAATCTTGCCTAATATCCTTAACCAAttcgaaaaaaattaaaattgattctttttttttttaattgaaatttatatataagttatatatattttatatttgtttgggGTATTTAAACTTGGGTCATTTGTGACTTATATATAAGATGTTTGtatgaaagaggaaaaaaaaaaaaatcatacataTTAGTGGTTAAAAAGGGTGTGTATCAATGTTATTTATCATTCCGAAGAATTGGCCTCCATATGTGCAGAAGTTTCTTCAAGTCAATCCCAGACTTTCCATTTCTTCGTCTTCTCCAAAGATGCTCAAGTATGAAGGAAGTGAAGCAAATCCATGCTCATACTATCACCCAAGGTTTTGCTCGTTTCGCCTACATCAACAGCAAATTCCTAGCATTTTCCGCTCTATCAGAACATGGTGACATGCGCTACGCCGAGGCTGTTTTCAATCAAATTCCCGTACCCAATGTCTTCGATTGCAATTCCATGGTACTTGGTTTCTTGAAAATTGCACAACCCGAAATGGGTCTCTCGGTTTACACCAAAATGCGACGTCGAGGCATTGAGCCGAATGCTCGCACTTTCACAGTTTTGGTCAAGGCATGCGTTGAATTGCGGTTGATTGGTCAGCTCCATTGTCAGATCGTGAAGTTTGGCCATGAGTTTGACGCTTATATTATTAGCTCTCTTATAAGCGTATATTCCAAGTGTGGCGCAATGGAGGTTGCCTGTCGCGTGTTTGATCAAAGGCTTCACGAGAATGTTGTTTGTTGGACCAGCCTCATAAGTGGGTATTGCAGCAATGGGTTGGTTGATGAAGCTCGTGatctgtttgatgaaatgcctgAAAGGAATGCTGTTTCTTATAGCGCAATGGTTTCTGGGTACGTTTGGAATGGCTGCTTCAACGAGGCAATTGAGTTATTTCGTGAGTTAAAGAATCGTGCTAGAGAGAAGCTCAGAGGGTCACTCTTGGTCAGTATTCTAAACGCTTGCGCTTCAATAGGTGCCTTTGCAGAAGGGAAATGGATTCACTTGTACGTAGATGAAAATGGTTTTGAGTATGAACTTGAATTGGGAACTGCACTAATAGATTTTTATGCAAAATGCGGGTGCATTGAAGATGCTTTGGAAATATTTAGCATTATGCCTAGTAAAGATGTAACTACTTGGACTGCTATGATCGTGGGATTGGCTGTTAATGGCAAGAATAATTTAGGGCTTGAGCTTTTCAAAGAAATGGAAATGAATGGACCAAAACCAAATGCTGTTACATTTATTGGGGTTCTTTCTGCTTGTAATCATGAAGCTATGGTGAATGAAGCATGGACGTTTTTTGGACGTATGAATAAAGTTTATGGGATCTCCCCGCTGATTGAGCACTACGGATGCCTTGTTGATATCTTGGCTCGTTATGGGCGACTCAAACAGGCAGAAATCTTGATAAGAAGTATGCCAATGGAACCAGATGGAGCTATATGGGGGTCTTTGCTGAATGGTTGTTTGATGCATGGCCATGTCGAGTTGGGGGATAAGGTAGGGAAGCTTCTTATTCAATTAGAGCCTCAACATAGTGGAAGATACGTTCTTCTAGCCAATATATATGCCACAATGGGCAGGTGGGAATATGTGATGGGGCTAAGGAAAATGATGAAGGACAAAGACGTAGTTGCAGTTTCTGCTTGGAGTTTCATAGAGATTGATGGTGTCGTTCATAAATTTCTAGCTGATGACAAGTCTCATTCTCATTCAGGAAAAATATACAAAGTTTTAAATCAATTAAAGGGGGAACTAAGAAGCTCTTCAATCATTTATGATGTTCTGTTATTTCCAGCATAAGAAGCTACTAAGCTTGTGGaaagttaaaagatttatttcAGGCTAGTTTTCCAGTCTATTGTACTGGATTTGTTTCATTGACAAAAACTTTTGCATATGGTACCTGGAGCATGTATGGCAATTTTCAGTAATATGTCTCTCAGTTGACCGGCCTGCTCTGGTTTATCTATATGTATTCTTAAGAATTTGCCTAATGGTTTAGTTCGCAGAGAAGATGTCTGCTGGGTCTTCACCACGATTTCAGTTGGCACATTCATGCGGCTGGGTAATGATGCTCGAAACAACTTTCCTTGTCGATACCAATTCCCTTGAGTTTGTTGAGATGACCGTATCCTCGTTGAGAGCTGTTACCTAGTGTCCTCAGCCCCTTGAGATCTTGGAAGTAGGAACCCAGCCCTGACTATTTTCCATTGGTCCAAAGATGCTTCTGTTGATGGTTGGGTTATCGTGTTGATTGGAAGTTTCAcatattttaatggaaatttcCCTGTTCTTTTACTTCTTTCATTGAATCAGGATGTTGAACAGTTCAACTTGTTATCCGATACTTTAAGGAGGCACTTACCATTTGGTATGTGAAGAAGCTATTCAAGCATTGCAACCATCCCCACATCCAGCCACATTAAAAAATTTTCGAG includes the following:
- the LOC112488758 gene encoding pentatricopeptide repeat-containing protein At5g66520-like; this encodes MCRSFFKSIPDFPFLRLLQRCSSMKEVKQIHAHTITQGFARFAYINSKFLAFSALSEHGDMRYAEAVFNQIPVPNVFDCNSMVLGFLKIAQPEMGLSVYTKMRRRGIEPNARTFTVLVKACVELRLIGQLHCQIVKFGHEFDAYIISSLISVYSKCGAMEVACRVFDQRLHENVVCWTSLISGYCSNGLVDEARDLFDEMPERNAVSYSAMVSGYVWNGCFNEAIELFRELKNRAREKLRGSLLVSILNACASIGAFAEGKWIHLYVDENGFEYELELGTALIDFYAKCGCIEDALEIFSIMPSKDVTTWTAMIVGLAVNGKNNLGLELFKEMEMNGPKPNAVTFIGVLSACNHEAMVNEAWTFFGRMNKVYGISPLIEHYGCLVDILARYGRLKQAEILIRSMPMEPDGAIWGSLLNGCLMHGHVELGDKVGKLLIQLEPQHSGRYVLLANIYATMGRWEYVMGLRKMMKDKDVVAVSAWSFIEIDGVVHKFLADDKSHSHSGKIYKVLNQLKGELRSSSIIYDVLLFPA
- the LOC107428695 gene encoding VIN3-like protein 2 isoform X2; this translates as MEKKRELVYEISNWSHGASEMLQSWSRQEILQVLCAEMGKERKYTGLTKLKIIENLLKLVSEKKSGGHEVATDLDPQSSPAPSQRSTKRQRKTDQPSRLPAVASNLSINSSSSDTANTVYCKNSACRAVVSREDAFCKRCSCCICYQYDDNKDPSLWLICSSEAPFQGDSCGMSCHLECALKHESSGIGKEGPRGDLDGSFYCVSCGKVNDLLGCCRKQLVIANDTRRVDILCYRVSLSQKLLRGTEKYQKLYDMMEEAAKKLQADVGPLTGLPVKMGRGIVNRLSSGTEVKKLCASALELLESILSNAISHPMPNPIIKEKNLITPDMVKFEDVHATSLTVILGSVDSLSEKNGYTLWHCKAHDMNYPKEPTCTLYAPNTRFIVTGLTPATEYSFKVVLFDGKTELGTFEVRFSTSTGGEDNSSVMERSQSPATNCSSLSNPSSVEDETNNINPFSDQADNRADNYLTYCKDSEKIVSAKLSNDAIDCNDTGGGTPADTISLLDEENGMGMVGSISNSEVLKLDSKQLPDDQIIEDTSTDDGSNTPVRTGLECVPVIGSSEASLPITPCKLEILKDGLGRNGRSKSSSKDKENGTGKGEEPQDGSTSKKRSGERLDEDCTANGLSDRDFEYYVKVIRWLECEGHIEKNFRQKFLTWYSLRATPQEVRIVKVFVDNFIEDPASLAGQLVDTFSESISSKRVSVVPTGFCMKLWH
- the LOC107428695 gene encoding VIN3-like protein 2 isoform X1; translated protein: MATDSSLEGVSLDPSKCTKLSMEKKRELVYEISNWSHGASEMLQSWSRQEILQVLCAEMGKERKYTGLTKLKIIENLLKLVSEKKSGGHEVATDLDPQSSPAPSQRSTKRQRKTDQPSRLPAVASNLSINSSSSDTANTVYCKNSACRAVVSREDAFCKRCSCCICYQYDDNKDPSLWLICSSEAPFQGDSCGMSCHLECALKHESSGIGKEGPRGDLDGSFYCVSCGKVNDLLGCCRKQLVIANDTRRVDILCYRVSLSQKLLRGTEKYQKLYDMMEEAAKKLQADVGPLTGLPVKMGRGIVNRLSSGTEVKKLCASALELLESILSNAISHPMPNPIIKEKNLITPDMVKFEDVHATSLTVILGSVDSLSEKNGYTLWHCKAHDMNYPKEPTCTLYAPNTRFIVTGLTPATEYSFKVVLFDGKTELGTFEVRFSTSTGGEDNSSVMERSQSPATNCSSLSNPSSVEDETNNINPFSDQADNRADNYLTYCKDSEKIVSAKLSNDAIDCNDTGGGTPADTISLLDEENGMGMVGSISNSEVLKLDSKQLPDDQIIEDTSTDDGSNTPVRTGLECVPVIGSSEASLPITPCKLEILKDGLGRNGRSKSSSKDKENGTGKGEEPQDGSTSKKRSGERLDEDCTANGLSDRDFEYYVKVIRWLECEGHIEKNFRQKFLTWYSLRATPQEVRIVKVFVDNFIEDPASLAGQLVDTFSESISSKRVSVVPTGFCMKLWH